In the genome of Lactiplantibacillus paraplantarum, one region contains:
- a CDS encoding CagC family type IV secretion system protein produces the protein MKFNKVKALATTGATTIYLGLMNAQVVLAADGGEVKSKLTQAGKTIQGILTGLVVLVGICVALFIIIKRMPDADDPREKSEVYHAVGRVAGLVALAAAIIWLLPWVYSLFT, from the coding sequence ATGAAGTTCAACAAAGTAAAAGCGTTAGCAACTACTGGAGCCACCACAATTTACTTGGGATTGATGAACGCTCAGGTTGTTTTGGCGGCGGACGGTGGCGAAGTTAAAAGTAAGCTCACCCAAGCTGGTAAGACAATTCAAGGTATTTTAACCGGGTTGGTCGTTTTAGTCGGGATTTGTGTGGCGCTATTTATTATTATCAAAAGAATGCCTGACGCAGACGATCCGCGAGAGAAATCTGAAGTTTATCACGCGGTTGGTCGGGTGGCTGGTTTAGTGGCCTTAGCGGCAGCCATTATCTGGCTATTACCTTGGGTTTACAGCCTATTCACTTAA
- the trsD gene encoding TrsD/TraD family conjugative transfer protein produces MRLKKSKTANKTAKLDWDYQPPKINGGKETIDDMSLVVGMYGNYEVTKTGNLVGILEVSGINLDLLNETEQQDVFEDYGAFLMSTLGEGVDDTLQFLEPTIPVNMTAYLNGLKRRYLALQKGHPEQQFKIQLIASYLDHFTKVQESKNMTTKQHLLIVKVPIKDKSVKSLNLAVTHLDEKIEQVKRDIENALTDFDVTAKVLTSQEVQEILKNLINFNG; encoded by the coding sequence ATGCGTTTGAAGAAGAGCAAAACCGCCAATAAAACAGCCAAGCTAGATTGGGATTATCAACCGCCTAAAATCAATGGTGGCAAAGAGACCATTGATGACATGAGCTTGGTGGTGGGTATGTATGGTAATTACGAAGTTACCAAAACCGGTAATCTCGTTGGCATTTTGGAAGTTAGTGGGATCAACCTTGATCTACTTAATGAAACCGAACAACAGGACGTTTTTGAGGACTATGGTGCGTTTCTCATGAGTACCTTAGGTGAAGGCGTTGATGACACGTTACAGTTCTTAGAACCGACGATTCCCGTCAATATGACGGCTTATCTCAATGGTCTCAAACGGCGGTATCTCGCCTTACAAAAAGGCCACCCGGAGCAACAGTTCAAAATCCAGCTCATAGCCAGTTACTTGGATCACTTTACTAAAGTCCAAGAATCCAAAAACATGACAACTAAGCAACATCTGCTAATCGTTAAGGTGCCAATTAAAGACAAAAGTGTTAAGAGCTTAAACCTAGCGGTCACTCATTTAGACGAAAAGATCGAACAGGTTAAACGGGATATTGAAAATGCGTTAACGGACTTTGATGTGACGGCCAAAGTTTTGACTAGTCAGGAAGTCCAAGAGATTTTAAAGAACTTAATCAATTTTAATGGATAG
- a CDS encoding VirB4 family type IV secretion system protein, which produces MSFGDKVIDLFMPTKKERHQGDSGQTGSKPKAEVEDFTKLIDRDSLHSLFPFSWEQYPTYVQSGENFIRVLAIADYPKRVYGNWLSELKRKKGVIDIVQYIDSASNNSMITYYKKTIQNKEAQKLNTFDPYKKKILQNYIDSANMQLDKYLDNSTTFVYQHMLIYLRANSLAELDDLTESVKNTLIKLQMKPLVPVKATFQAFWSTMPINENLMGDYTYKESNTEVASSMFPFDDAEILDLKPRSDIEGVNKDTNSLIAVDMLDRNKTLNQNQVIIGTSGVGKTTYMIQKILRYAIQDYQLYIIDPENEYTKIVEALGGAVLHLTSNAKYKINPLQIFSEEILSADEAVTNLDLLVKDKIQRLKGFFEVLKTGITQVELAILDDVVKQAYVNSGVLKYSRLKEIKDDQWPTLSNVYDELEKLADKDADKFNRVKDFYYILGSYTHGSNSLFDGHTNVNLKGKIISFDLKPLQSEQEVQSAAYLNTFQYLWDEITKDRHSRKKLFVDEFHFLTLHKAAATFFHQAYKRFRKYNAGAIAGTQQIQDVIEGTTDTGQNIGEAIIGNSYTKVFFGLDGKGVDDVITKLRMTFSDKEKKLLERRRQGEALMIYGSQRAFMRVELTEEELRLIDPEAYQEKYNRETANQPNYQKRVVLTPSEIDALTTTEEEGGTLNE; this is translated from the coding sequence ATGAGTTTTGGTGATAAGGTCATTGATTTATTTATGCCAACTAAAAAAGAAAGACATCAAGGCGACAGCGGCCAAACGGGTAGTAAGCCCAAAGCGGAGGTTGAAGACTTTACCAAGCTGATTGATCGCGATAGCTTGCATTCACTATTCCCGTTTAGCTGGGAACAGTACCCCACCTACGTCCAGTCGGGCGAGAATTTTATTCGGGTGTTAGCGATTGCTGACTATCCCAAGCGGGTGTATGGCAACTGGTTGTCAGAATTGAAGCGCAAAAAAGGCGTTATCGATATTGTGCAATATATCGACAGCGCCAGTAATAATTCAATGATTACCTATTACAAGAAGACGATTCAAAATAAGGAAGCGCAGAAGTTAAATACGTTCGACCCGTATAAAAAGAAGATTCTGCAAAATTATATTGATTCAGCCAACATGCAACTAGATAAATACCTTGATAATTCTACCACATTTGTGTACCAACATATGCTTATTTATCTGCGGGCCAACAGTTTAGCAGAATTAGATGACTTAACCGAAAGCGTTAAGAATACGTTGATTAAACTACAAATGAAGCCCTTAGTGCCCGTTAAAGCGACTTTCCAAGCATTTTGGTCAACCATGCCAATTAACGAGAACCTCATGGGGGATTACACCTATAAAGAGAGTAATACCGAAGTCGCCAGCAGCATGTTTCCTTTTGATGACGCTGAAATTCTGGACTTAAAGCCGAGAAGCGATATTGAAGGAGTTAACAAAGATACCAACAGCTTAATTGCCGTAGATATGCTGGATCGCAACAAGACCCTAAATCAAAATCAAGTGATTATCGGGACCTCGGGGGTCGGCAAGACCACCTATATGATCCAAAAAATCCTACGCTACGCCATTCAAGACTATCAACTCTACATTATTGATCCAGAAAATGAATATACCAAAATTGTCGAAGCCCTAGGTGGGGCAGTCCTGCACCTAACTTCTAATGCGAAGTACAAAATTAACCCGCTACAAATCTTTTCCGAAGAAATCTTAAGCGCCGATGAAGCGGTCACAAACCTTGATTTACTAGTTAAAGATAAAATCCAGCGATTAAAGGGGTTCTTTGAAGTCCTTAAAACCGGGATTACCCAAGTTGAACTGGCAATCCTTGATGATGTCGTTAAACAAGCTTACGTCAACAGTGGCGTTTTGAAATATAGCCGCTTAAAAGAAATTAAAGACGATCAGTGGCCGACCTTATCCAATGTTTATGACGAGTTGGAAAAATTGGCAGATAAGGACGCCGACAAATTCAATCGGGTCAAAGACTTCTACTACATCTTAGGCAGTTATACCCATGGTTCTAACAGTTTATTTGACGGCCATACCAACGTTAACTTAAAAGGGAAAATCATTTCCTTTGATTTAAAACCGCTACAAAGTGAGCAGGAAGTCCAATCAGCCGCCTATCTGAATACTTTCCAGTATCTATGGGACGAAATTACCAAAGATCGGCATAGCCGCAAGAAATTGTTTGTCGATGAATTTCATTTCTTGACCTTGCACAAAGCAGCCGCCACCTTTTTCCACCAAGCCTACAAGCGGTTTAGAAAGTATAATGCTGGGGCGATTGCCGGAACGCAGCAAATTCAAGATGTGATTGAAGGAACGACAGATACCGGGCAGAACATTGGTGAAGCCATTATTGGGAACTCCTATACCAAGGTATTCTTTGGCCTTGATGGTAAAGGTGTCGATGATGTCATTACTAAGTTAAGAATGACGTTCTCGGATAAAGAAAAGAAGCTACTAGAACGCCGTAGACAAGGCGAAGCCCTGATGATCTATGGTAGCCAACGCGCCTTTATGCGTGTCGAGTTGACCGAAGAAGAACTACGGCTAATCGACCCAGAAGCTTACCAAGAAAAATACAACCGTGAGACAGCTAACCAACCGAATTATCAAAAGCGCGTGGTCTTAACCCCAAGTGAAATTGACGCTTTGACCACCACCGAAGAGGAAGGAGGGACTTTAAATGAGTAA
- a CDS encoding type VII secretion protein EssB/YukC translates to MSKSNQLLNIEVGTFKRQGNKLILELNHNQFRYDQLSELNELKQADANFLQLVNVVEQDQKVVLTYTLPDKVRSLKELPQENKAIRAAVAKKIMAQKVVADSQYHIALNPANLWYYPMQHVWYAYRANELMPYDDKHSNLAKYKALILFCLTGTPYERLLSNPKEALAKHPDDYLQQVAKATSLNELTEVVNGIEDFVSYHEWQEVETAQQKTKQRLWLSVAGVAIVAVLAVGLVHKSDERQYQSLANQNQAQVTRLKYSGQIQTALNDQKWSEAQKDMKRAGYPATKQVSVFLKHRQYQQALNVDPSQLNKVVNAAYANQDSSQVADWQLPTQATSKQKDQLKLEKAIVNYDTNTLNNQLSFTTNADVLLRIGQAFLAHNDTQDAQTVQTKLAGVNSPKAKYLKALLSLNAAKNEVSDAQKKLDDANKIDGSKDKDKDKKVDSAKSDLKNAQSDQSAAQKQVDQAKHKVGD, encoded by the coding sequence ATGAGTAAATCAAATCAGCTATTAAATATCGAGGTCGGCACGTTCAAGCGACAAGGGAACAAGTTAATTCTCGAACTCAATCACAATCAGTTTCGATACGACCAGTTGAGTGAGCTAAACGAATTAAAGCAAGCTGATGCCAATTTCTTGCAGTTGGTTAACGTGGTTGAGCAAGATCAGAAGGTCGTTTTAACTTATACCTTGCCGGATAAGGTCAGATCATTAAAGGAATTACCGCAGGAAAATAAGGCGATCCGGGCAGCCGTTGCCAAGAAAATAATGGCGCAAAAGGTGGTTGCTGATAGCCAGTATCATATTGCCTTAAACCCAGCTAATCTATGGTATTACCCCATGCAACATGTTTGGTACGCTTACCGGGCCAATGAACTTATGCCTTATGATGACAAACATAGCAATTTAGCCAAATACAAAGCACTGATTCTGTTTTGCTTGACGGGGACGCCCTATGAACGGCTACTAAGCAATCCTAAGGAAGCCCTAGCTAAACACCCGGATGACTATTTACAACAAGTAGCTAAAGCTACGTCGTTAAATGAGTTAACGGAAGTGGTTAACGGCATTGAGGACTTTGTGAGTTATCACGAATGGCAGGAAGTTGAAACGGCCCAGCAGAAAACCAAACAACGTTTATGGTTGAGCGTGGCCGGGGTGGCGATTGTGGCCGTTTTGGCCGTCGGCTTAGTCCATAAAAGTGACGAACGGCAATATCAAAGCTTAGCTAACCAGAACCAAGCCCAGGTCACGCGATTAAAATATAGCGGTCAAATTCAGACCGCTTTAAATGATCAGAAGTGGTCTGAAGCGCAAAAAGATATGAAACGGGCCGGCTATCCTGCAACTAAGCAAGTCAGTGTCTTTTTAAAACATCGTCAGTACCAGCAAGCCTTAAACGTTGACCCAAGTCAGTTGAACAAGGTTGTTAATGCGGCTTATGCCAACCAAGATAGCAGTCAAGTGGCCGATTGGCAGTTACCAACTCAGGCAACGAGCAAACAAAAAGACCAGTTGAAGCTTGAAAAAGCGATTGTTAATTATGATACCAATACGCTTAATAACCAATTATCCTTTACGACGAACGCTGATGTGTTATTGAGAATAGGGCAAGCTTTCCTCGCCCATAATGATACGCAAGACGCCCAGACTGTCCAAACCAAGTTAGCCGGCGTGAACAGTCCTAAAGCTAAGTATTTAAAGGCCTTGTTAAGTCTCAATGCCGCTAAGAACGAAGTTAGCGACGCCCAAAAGAAGTTAGATGACGCCAACAAGATTGATGGCAGTAAAGATAAGGACAAAGACAAGAAGGTGGATTCGGCTAAGTCGGACTTAAAGAACGCGCAGAGTGACCAATCAGCAGCGCAAAAACAAGTCGATCAGGCCAAGCACAAAGTGGGTGATTAA
- a CDS encoding phage tail tip lysozyme, protein MQVLSFEYKKKKWKLIAYIVGGALLLIILLIAALTGQLQENSCDNSTTTETQLDSKSMKENAKNIYAHWKQKYGATPQAAAGILGVLQLESRLDPKSVNSSSGATGLAQWLGGRKDKLEDLAHKENKSATNLGVQLDYLDQELNSSYYASNKQIFKYTDVHKATKAWLMDYEGMSKNPEQWYLSQRYGYADHWYSVFGASDPVAGNTLDNASSGNLTELGCDSDPSYSGGSIVKNAESMKGDFYYVQTHPSPDLGRDLKKPNKTGGTDCSGFVWLALNRAGYKVPDNMGWFTGTMASDAKGSHQYLKQISENDAKAGDIVIVNQGAGAGNNGHTAILLGKWQGKATKIIEQGGVGDKVNESTFGTAFYSLLSGSDVTLARPIKK, encoded by the coding sequence ATGCAGGTATTGTCATTTGAATATAAGAAAAAGAAGTGGAAATTGATTGCTTATATTGTGGGTGGCGCCCTTCTGCTAATCATCTTGCTAATTGCCGCGCTTACTGGTCAATTGCAAGAAAACAGTTGTGATAATTCAACCACTACAGAAACGCAATTAGATAGTAAGAGCATGAAGGAAAATGCCAAAAACATTTATGCGCACTGGAAGCAAAAGTATGGTGCCACCCCACAAGCGGCCGCCGGTATCTTGGGGGTCTTACAACTAGAAAGTCGCCTTGATCCCAAGTCCGTTAATTCCAGTTCCGGGGCCACGGGCTTAGCCCAGTGGTTAGGTGGCCGAAAAGATAAGTTGGAGGACTTAGCCCACAAAGAAAACAAATCAGCAACCAATCTCGGGGTGCAGTTGGACTATCTCGACCAAGAATTGAACAGTAGTTACTATGCGTCAAACAAGCAGATTTTTAAATATACGGACGTGCATAAAGCGACCAAAGCCTGGTTAATGGATTATGAGGGTATGAGTAAGAACCCGGAACAATGGTATTTAAGCCAAAGATACGGTTATGCCGATCACTGGTATTCCGTGTTCGGGGCGAGTGATCCAGTGGCCGGTAATACGTTAGACAATGCGAGTTCCGGCAATCTGACCGAGCTAGGTTGTGATAGTGACCCGAGCTATTCCGGCGGTAGTATCGTCAAAAACGCGGAAAGTATGAAGGGCGACTTCTATTATGTTCAAACCCACCCTAGCCCCGATTTAGGCAGAGATTTAAAGAAGCCTAACAAAACCGGTGGGACAGATTGTTCGGGCTTTGTCTGGTTAGCCTTGAATAGGGCTGGTTACAAGGTACCGGATAACATGGGCTGGTTTACCGGCACGATGGCCAGTGACGCCAAAGGTAGCCATCAATACTTGAAACAGATCAGTGAAAATGATGCGAAAGCCGGCGATATTGTGATCGTTAATCAAGGCGCCGGGGCCGGAAACAACGGGCATACCGCCATTCTGTTAGGCAAATGGCAAGGCAAAGCCACCAAAATCATTGAACAAGGTGGCGTCGGCGATAAGGTTAACGAAAGCACCTTTGGCACCGCTTTTTATAGCTTACTAAGTGGTAGCGATGTAACGTTAGCCCGGCCAATCAAGAAGTAA